The Brevibacillus brevis genome contains a region encoding:
- a CDS encoding efflux RND transporter permease subunit has product MNLSELSIKRPVTMIMLTLAMLIFGFVSLPRLSIDLMPDLNFPVAVVVTSVDGGSPSEVEKLVTKPIEDALATVSDLDSIQSVSMEGASQVILMFNWGTDLDQATLDMREKVDQVRGSLPDSARAPRVLRIDPNSTPIIEFAVTGEQDINKLKKMAEDMIQSRLERIDGVASASISGGQSRIIDVTVDPAKLAAYGLSLDQVQQALQTSNLSGSGGAIREGDAKLNIRVQGEFADIEQIALTPISVGGNSIRLSDIAEVKDTHQDVTQLSYVNGTPSLGIKVTKASGGNTIEVADDVKAELEKIKSELPEGVEIITTLDTSIYIKDSVYTTAEHALLGGGIGMILLFFFLGSLRSMVIAVIVLPVSIVATFLLMYMTGQTINLISLSGLTLGLGSLIDFAVVMLENVFRHREQGKGMMEAALDGSKEVGTAVMASALAQICVFLPIALTEGIASELFGPLALTVVYSHIAALVFSILLVPMLSSRILNKIPSHTHHENYRGINPVTWFNIGFSKVEKGYQRLLKWSLGHRKTVMISSVVMMVGSLALTPLIGAEFIPAMDQGQVNISIKMPNGTVLAETEKVTRQVEEIVNTVPEKKIVATSVGSNASPIASTLSSNQGTISLMLVDLDQRTRSSNEVVMDLQEKLKHIAGPEITVSAPSGMSTGSPIQLKVSGDDLDVLKDISGIIKGEIEKVPGTSNVTTSLEESRQELEVKINAEKASLYGLTTGQILSSVRTSFQGQTVTYYRTGDDEIDVNLKLPKEFQEDINFLNNMRISAPGGAQIALTSVATISKVDVPVSINRANSSREVQVTSDLAGRDLSSVTREVQEKISKLNLPDGYKVDFGGQSEEMMESFSSLALAIVLSVVLLYMVMAAQFESFYTPFIIMFSVPPTVTGVLLGLLATGTTISVGVLIGYILLIGLVVNNAIVLIDYVNQLRAKGMELFDAILHAGPIRLRPILMTTLTTILAIGPLAFSGGAGSETNAPMAVTVIFGLGFSTLITLVLVPVVASWFDDLGKKRRLKRQLKLEKKLAKKQKKINPALES; this is encoded by the coding sequence TTGAATCTTTCTGAACTATCGATTAAACGCCCGGTCACCATGATTATGTTGACTCTGGCCATGCTGATTTTTGGTTTCGTTTCACTGCCTCGCTTGTCGATTGATCTCATGCCGGATCTTAACTTCCCGGTTGCTGTCGTGGTTACATCCGTTGACGGCGGATCTCCAAGTGAGGTAGAAAAACTGGTAACGAAACCGATTGAGGACGCACTTGCAACGGTATCCGATTTAGATAGTATACAATCGGTATCGATGGAAGGCGCTTCTCAGGTTATCCTCATGTTTAACTGGGGGACAGACCTTGATCAGGCGACTCTCGACATGCGAGAGAAGGTAGATCAGGTTCGTGGCTCTTTGCCTGACTCAGCCAGAGCGCCACGCGTACTGCGCATTGACCCGAACAGTACACCGATCATTGAGTTTGCGGTGACGGGTGAGCAAGATATCAACAAATTGAAAAAGATGGCAGAGGATATGATCCAGTCACGCCTGGAGCGTATTGATGGGGTCGCATCTGCTTCCATCAGCGGCGGACAAAGCCGGATCATCGATGTTACAGTCGACCCAGCAAAATTAGCGGCGTATGGTCTGTCACTTGACCAAGTTCAGCAAGCTCTACAGACCAGCAACTTGTCAGGTTCCGGTGGAGCGATACGCGAGGGTGACGCCAAGCTCAACATCCGTGTGCAAGGTGAGTTTGCCGATATCGAACAAATCGCGCTGACACCAATCTCTGTCGGCGGAAACTCCATCAGGCTCAGCGATATTGCCGAGGTAAAAGACACGCATCAAGATGTAACGCAATTGAGTTACGTAAATGGAACACCTAGCTTGGGCATTAAAGTGACAAAAGCTTCTGGCGGAAACACCATTGAGGTAGCAGATGATGTAAAAGCTGAGCTGGAGAAAATCAAAAGCGAGCTGCCAGAAGGCGTAGAAATCATTACGACTCTGGATACATCCATCTACATTAAGGATTCCGTTTACACCACCGCTGAACATGCTCTGTTGGGTGGCGGTATCGGTATGATCTTGCTGTTCTTCTTCTTGGGCAGCTTGCGATCCATGGTAATTGCAGTCATCGTTCTTCCAGTATCGATCGTTGCTACGTTCTTGCTGATGTACATGACTGGACAGACGATCAACTTGATTTCTCTCTCCGGTTTGACATTGGGATTGGGATCGTTGATTGACTTTGCGGTTGTTATGCTTGAGAATGTTTTCCGCCATCGAGAACAGGGAAAAGGCATGATGGAAGCCGCCCTGGATGGCTCCAAAGAAGTAGGTACGGCAGTTATGGCTTCGGCTTTGGCGCAAATTTGCGTATTCTTGCCGATTGCCCTCACAGAAGGTATTGCTTCTGAGTTGTTTGGACCACTTGCATTGACGGTTGTTTACTCACATATTGCGGCGCTTGTATTCTCTATTTTGCTCGTGCCGATGCTGAGTTCGAGAATTTTGAACAAAATTCCGTCGCATACGCATCATGAGAACTATCGTGGAATCAATCCGGTTACTTGGTTCAACATTGGATTTAGCAAAGTGGAAAAAGGCTACCAAAGATTGTTAAAATGGTCATTGGGCCATCGTAAAACGGTCATGATTTCTTCGGTCGTCATGATGGTGGGCTCTCTCGCATTGACTCCATTGATCGGGGCTGAGTTTATCCCGGCTATGGACCAAGGTCAAGTAAACATCTCTATCAAAATGCCAAATGGTACCGTTCTGGCTGAAACAGAAAAAGTAACCAGACAAGTAGAAGAAATTGTCAACACGGTACCGGAGAAGAAAATTGTTGCGACTTCGGTGGGTAGCAATGCATCACCGATAGCGAGCACATTGTCATCCAATCAAGGAACGATCAGCCTGATGCTGGTAGATCTCGACCAGCGCACACGTTCCTCCAATGAAGTTGTAATGGATCTCCAGGAAAAGCTGAAGCATATTGCTGGACCTGAAATTACGGTAAGCGCACCATCCGGTATGTCTACGGGTTCCCCAATCCAACTGAAGGTTAGTGGGGATGATCTGGACGTACTGAAAGACATTAGTGGTATCATTAAAGGTGAAATTGAGAAGGTACCTGGTACAAGTAATGTAACAACCAGCTTGGAAGAATCAAGACAAGAGCTGGAAGTGAAGATCAATGCAGAGAAAGCGAGCTTGTACGGCTTGACGACAGGACAAATTCTCTCCAGTGTTCGCACTTCCTTCCAAGGTCAAACGGTAACGTATTATCGCACAGGCGATGATGAGATTGACGTCAACCTCAAGCTGCCGAAAGAGTTTCAGGAAGATATCAATTTCTTGAACAATATGCGAATTTCCGCTCCAGGTGGGGCACAGATCGCGCTGACCTCGGTTGCGACTATCAGTAAGGTAGATGTGCCTGTATCGATTAACCGTGCCAATTCAAGCCGTGAAGTTCAAGTAACGAGTGATTTGGCAGGGCGTGACCTGAGCTCTGTCACACGGGAAGTGCAAGAGAAAATCTCGAAGCTGAATCTCCCGGATGGTTACAAAGTCGATTTTGGCGGGCAAAGTGAAGAAATGATGGAATCATTCAGTAGCCTTGCTCTCGCGATTGTACTGTCAGTCGTGTTGCTTTATATGGTAATGGCAGCGCAGTTTGAATCGTTCTACACCCCATTTATCATCATGTTCTCCGTGCCACCGACCGTTACAGGCGTTCTGCTTGGACTATTGGCGACTGGCACAACGATCAGCGTTGGGGTTTTGATCGGGTACATTTTGTTGATCGGTCTGGTCGTGAACAACGCGATTGTATTGATCGACTACGTGAACCAACTGCGTGCAAAAGGTATGGAGCTGTTTGATGCGATCCTGCATGCTGGGCCGATTCGTCTTCGTCCGATTTTGATGACGACACTCACCACCATTCTGGCGATTGGACCGCTCGCATTCTCTGGCGGAGCCGGATCTGAGACGAATGCACCAATGGCCGTAACGGTTATTTTCGGTCTCGGATTCTCTACACTGATTACACTGGTTCTGGTTCCTGTCGTTGCTTCCTGGTTTGATGACTTAGGGAAAAAGAGACGCTTGAAGCGCCAGTTGAAACTCGAAAAGAAACTTGCTAAGAAACAAAAGAAAATCAATCCCGCTTTGGAATCGTAA
- a CDS encoding efflux RND transporter periplasmic adaptor subunit has protein sequence MKLSKKPVILALLAITLVAGCSSPQAETPPTETVEAATPVQVETVATGTVVSDSGLTAKLAPSEEVQVSPKMGGKISSLPVKLGQYVTKGQVLFKLDEKDLVNSVKQAEAAYNVSKASLSQAGSSSDQGLVQAKNSLKQAETALQDAKVNQQRMQQLFSQGAISAQQMEQANSQLTTAQTSYDNAQQAVQSAGQKTSVQVSEASVQQAQVSLQNAREQLANATVTSPINGYISSVNGAVGQMAGQQPVVVVVNTNPLLVKANLSEADITKVKVGTTVKVNVQSTGKTIDAKVTAMSPVMDTQLKAYPVEITIPNPSNELKSDMVVNVTFPSVGESGAKSLVVTRGAVFDREGKQYVFKLEGDIAKQVEVTTGKSSSDQIEILTGLSAGDKIVVKGQTLLQDGGKVTIQ, from the coding sequence ATGAAACTAAGTAAAAAACCCGTCATTTTGGCATTGCTGGCTATCACGCTAGTGGCAGGGTGCTCCAGCCCGCAAGCGGAAACGCCGCCTACGGAAACAGTGGAAGCGGCAACCCCTGTACAGGTTGAAACGGTTGCAACGGGCACAGTGGTATCAGATTCTGGTCTCACGGCAAAGCTGGCGCCGAGTGAGGAAGTGCAAGTCTCCCCGAAAATGGGTGGGAAAATTTCTTCCCTGCCAGTGAAACTGGGCCAATACGTGACAAAAGGTCAAGTATTGTTCAAGCTCGATGAAAAAGATCTAGTGAACAGTGTCAAGCAAGCTGAAGCAGCCTACAACGTATCGAAAGCGAGCTTAAGCCAAGCAGGCAGCAGCTCTGATCAAGGCTTGGTCCAAGCGAAAAATAGCTTGAAGCAGGCAGAAACTGCCCTTCAGGATGCAAAAGTAAACCAGCAGCGGATGCAACAGCTCTTTTCACAAGGAGCGATTTCCGCACAGCAGATGGAACAGGCAAATTCCCAACTGACAACAGCACAGACTTCATATGATAACGCGCAGCAGGCAGTGCAATCTGCTGGACAAAAAACAAGTGTGCAAGTTTCCGAAGCCTCTGTGCAGCAAGCGCAAGTAAGCCTGCAAAATGCTCGTGAGCAATTAGCGAATGCGACTGTGACGTCTCCGATCAACGGATATATTTCCAGCGTAAATGGCGCAGTTGGTCAAATGGCAGGCCAGCAGCCGGTTGTGGTTGTCGTTAACACGAACCCACTTCTGGTAAAAGCAAATCTGTCAGAAGCAGATATCACAAAAGTAAAAGTAGGAACTACCGTAAAAGTAAACGTACAATCGACAGGAAAAACGATTGATGCTAAAGTAACGGCGATGAGTCCAGTAATGGATACGCAGTTGAAGGCATACCCAGTGGAGATTACGATTCCAAACCCATCCAATGAGCTGAAGTCCGATATGGTTGTGAATGTAACCTTCCCATCGGTTGGGGAAAGTGGAGCAAAATCGCTCGTTGTAACGCGTGGTGCAGTTTTTGATCGCGAAGGTAAGCAGTATGTATTCAAGCTGGAAGGTGACATTGCAAAACAAGTCGAGGTTACTACAGGCAAATCCTCCAGTGATCAGATCGAAATTTTGACAGGCTTGTCTGCCGGCGATAAGATCGTGGTAAAAGGGCAAACACTGCTTCAAGATGGCGGCAAAGTCACTATTCAGTAA
- a CDS encoding DinB family protein, translating to MYFRKPQSGDYPAQFETYVKVVPEGDLNELLCSQEEEILASFRSCGEELSMFRYQEDKWSVKEVLGHIMDTERIMSYRLLCASRGDKTSLPRHQDIYVSLTNFDRRPLVDLIEEYRTVRAATRSLVRGLTEEELNRSGVIIQDKTTAAALVYFILGHAAHHLHVFRERYLSHLSKF from the coding sequence TTGTACTTTCGGAAACCACAGTCTGGTGATTATCCTGCGCAGTTTGAAACCTATGTCAAAGTCGTTCCTGAAGGTGATTTGAATGAGCTGCTTTGCTCTCAGGAGGAAGAAATACTTGCTTCGTTTCGGTCATGCGGGGAGGAACTGAGCATGTTCCGTTATCAGGAAGATAAATGGAGTGTAAAGGAAGTTCTCGGCCATATTATGGATACAGAGCGAATCATGAGCTATCGCTTGCTGTGTGCATCCCGAGGAGACAAGACATCGTTGCCTAGGCATCAGGACATTTACGTCAGTCTTACGAATTTTGACCGCCGACCGCTTGTCGATCTAATCGAGGAGTATCGGACAGTGCGTGCTGCTACCCGATCACTGGTAAGAGGACTTACGGAAGAAGAGTTGAATCGTTCGGGCGTGATTATTCAGGACAAGACGACTGCAGCTGCACTCGTCTATTTTATCCTTGGGCATGCTGCTCATCATCTACATGTCTTCCGAGAAAGGTACTTGTCACATTTGTCAAAATTCTAA